Proteins found in one Limnochordia bacterium genomic segment:
- the murC gene encoding UDP-N-acetylmuramate--L-alanine ligase, with protein sequence MSGLAIILLQMGCQVTGSDLADSERLANLRRLGARIKIGHARENVEQPDCIVVSSAVPKDNVEVQKANAEGIPVLKRAELLALLMKRHRGVAVAGTHGKTTTTSMLALLLQETGYDPTIIIGGECDDIGSNARLGTGLHMVAEADESDASFLYLSPHIAVITNIEADHLDNYRDAQAVEDVFLKFVNRIVPEGYCVACTDDAGVGRLLAKASCPRITYGIKTGAVRACDLNLTPFGSRFTVKEHGVSLGEVALKVPGKHNILNALAAICVGLAEGIPFADLADAIGKFRGARRRFEVLTPGDDADILVIDDYAHHPTEIKATIDTASRIGRRLVTVFQPHRYSRTSHFLTDFAGAFAAADTVVITEIYAASETPIDGISGEVLAQRMGSQHKDVEFVANVDELPEFLMGKVQSKDLVLFMGAGSITNAARRFAQLVQGSLAKQVG encoded by the coding sequence ATGAGCGGCCTGGCTATCATCCTATTGCAAATGGGCTGCCAAGTAACCGGCTCAGATCTAGCGGATTCTGAACGACTTGCTAATCTGAGACGCCTTGGCGCAAGGATCAAGATCGGACACGCCCGTGAAAATGTGGAGCAGCCTGATTGTATCGTAGTTTCTTCGGCTGTGCCTAAAGATAATGTAGAAGTACAAAAGGCCAATGCGGAAGGAATTCCCGTTCTAAAACGGGCTGAGCTTTTGGCTTTACTTATGAAAAGGCATCGAGGGGTGGCGGTGGCCGGGACCCACGGCAAGACGACCACTACATCAATGTTAGCCCTCCTGTTGCAGGAGACTGGGTATGATCCAACGATCATCATCGGAGGTGAATGTGACGATATTGGTTCAAATGCCCGACTAGGCACAGGATTGCATATGGTTGCCGAGGCCGATGAAAGTGATGCATCGTTTTTGTATCTATCACCTCACATTGCTGTGATTACAAATATTGAAGCGGATCATTTAGATAACTATAGGGATGCCCAAGCGGTGGAGGATGTGTTCCTGAAGTTTGTTAACAGGATTGTGCCCGAGGGATACTGCGTGGCTTGTACCGATGATGCCGGTGTAGGGCGTCTGTTGGCAAAGGCCTCATGTCCGCGGATTACCTATGGGATTAAGACCGGAGCAGTCCGTGCCTGTGATCTTAATCTGACGCCCTTTGGTTCTCGGTTTACGGTAAAAGAGCATGGTGTAAGTCTGGGGGAAGTCGCACTTAAAGTGCCCGGTAAGCATAACATATTAAATGCCTTGGCTGCTATCTGTGTTGGTCTTGCAGAGGGAATCCCTTTTGCTGACCTTGCTGATGCCATAGGCAAATTTCGTGGCGCAAGAAGACGTTTTGAAGTACTTACCCCCGGGGACGATGCGGACATTTTGGTTATAGACGATTATGCCCATCACCCCACGGAGATTAAGGCGACTATCGATACCGCCTCTCGGATTGGACGCCGGCTCGTTACTGTTTTCCAGCCCCATCGGTATAGCCGGACATCTCATTTTTTAACCGACTTTGCCGGGGCCTTTGCCGCTGCAGACACAGTGGTCATTACGGAAATCTACGCAGCTTCGGAAACCCCCATCGATGGCATCAGTGGAGAAGTCCTAGCTCAGAGGATGGGTTCTCAGCATAAAGATGTGGAGTTTGTAGCCAATGTCGACGAATTACCTGAGTTTCTAATGGGTAAGGTGCAATCTAAGGATTTAGTCCTGTTTATGGGAGCCGGTAGTATCACTAATGCAGCGCGTAGGTTTGCCCAACTGGTGCAGGGCAGTCTCGCCAAACAAGTGGGTTGA
- the murB gene encoding UDP-N-acetylmuramate dehydrogenase produces the protein MWIASLQNLGLRVRVAEPLGRHTSLQVGGRAAAVVSVDNVEELVRLVDHLLRWGISYYVLGRGTNVLVSDRGFQGAVIKLGDGFGRVDVEGELLKVGAAVPLPRLAVVAARAGLTGLEWSAGIPGSLGGAVMGNAGAYGGTMADLVQSVGVFYPERGVITHEASALGFSYRKLVLPFEGGIILGSQLRLKKGANEEIWARMENYKLERRRKQPLKLPNAGSVFCNPPGDYAGRLIEAAGLKGLRVGDAAISDQHANFIVNLGHATAADILKLLILIRQRILAEKGVVLKLEWKLLGFTPAEERALEIVA, from the coding sequence GTGTGGATTGCTAGTCTGCAAAACCTAGGCCTTAGGGTGCGCGTGGCAGAACCGTTAGGTCGGCACACCTCACTGCAGGTGGGCGGTAGGGCGGCTGCTGTTGTATCTGTAGATAATGTTGAGGAACTGGTCCGCTTAGTGGATCATCTGTTGCGATGGGGCATTAGTTACTACGTGTTAGGACGGGGAACGAACGTACTGGTATCAGACCGGGGCTTTCAGGGCGCAGTAATCAAACTGGGGGATGGGTTTGGTCGAGTTGATGTAGAAGGTGAGCTCCTGAAGGTGGGGGCAGCGGTACCTTTACCGAGGCTGGCAGTGGTCGCAGCCCGAGCAGGTCTAACAGGATTGGAATGGTCAGCTGGTATTCCAGGTAGTCTTGGTGGTGCAGTGATGGGTAACGCCGGTGCTTACGGCGGTACCATGGCAGATTTGGTGCAGTCAGTTGGGGTCTTCTATCCCGAGCGTGGGGTGATCACCCATGAGGCCTCAGCCCTTGGTTTCTCATATCGAAAGCTAGTCTTGCCCTTTGAAGGTGGGATCATTCTCGGTAGCCAGTTACGCTTGAAAAAAGGTGCTAACGAAGAGATTTGGGCCCGGATGGAAAACTACAAACTAGAACGTCGCAGAAAACAACCCCTCAAGCTTCCCAACGCCGGGAGCGTGTTCTGTAATCCCCCCGGGGATTATGCCGGACGACTAATCGAGGCTGCCGGGCTTAAGGGCCTGCGTGTAGGTGATGCGGCGATTTCGGATCAGCATGCCAATTTCATTGTCAACCTAGGGCATGCCACGGCGGCAGATATTCTCAAACTGCTGATCTTGATCAGACAGCGCATCCTGGCGGAAAAAGGTGTTGTGCTCAAACTAGAATGGAAGCTGTTAGGCTTTACTCCAGCCGAGGAGCGGGCATTAGAGATTGTAGCCTAA